GTGTTGAaagggtctctctctgcctcacccctccactTCTAAAGCCTTTCATTTGGAGTGAAAGACAGATCATCTGAGAGCTGGGGCAGGCGGACGCGGCGTGCCCTAACCCAGACGTCACACTTGTGAGATCCCATATGGAGTCCTCCGGAGGAAAGTAGTTCCTCATTGGCGGATGTTTACGGAGAAGCAGAGGCTGTGCCGTTAGGCTAATCCCCGGTGATGTGATTTGTACACACACCCCAATCTCCTGAGGGAGCAGAACAAGAGCCCTTGTGCCTCgccccgtgtgtgtgcgtgtttggagCACACTAGAATGGCTCTCCAGCATGCCACAGCTCGAAAGCTGCATTTAGGACGGGTTTCACATGTGAAAAGGGATTTCCGCTCCAGTGTCAAAAAAGTATACATTTTCGCCTCCTCAAGGTGTCTTTCCAATAAAACCAGGTTACTGTCCTCTCACTTTGCTTCATGGTCACATAAGCATGGGGCACTACTACGAACATAAGACTGGATGTGTAGAGCTCAGTGGGTAGAGCATTTCACTTCAGGTCAAGAAGTTGCCGGTTCAAATTTCCCCTCTGCACCAAACATGATCAAAGTGATGTCGACCTGTTCATTGACTCGTGGTGTTTTTTTACCCAGCAGGCCCTGAGGGCGAGGGAAGGCAGGAGGGCGGGGCGTCTGGACCAGACCCCAGGACCCCGGTCCTCCGCATCAGCCAGCTGGACGCCTTCGAGCTGGACTCGGCCCTGCAGCAGCTGCTGTGGTCCCAGTTCTCCCAGTGCTTCCAGAACCTGGGCCCTGGCCTGCTCACCCCGCTGGAGGCAGAGCTGAAGGTCCTGCTGCAGATGCTGGTGTGGAGGTTGTGGAAGAAATCTTTTTGTCCTCTAAGATTGAATTGTTATTTGTATGGCTCTACTTCTTACAAGCAGAGGGATTCCCACACGACCATAGAAGTGCACTTAAACAAACctaaaaccctcaaggaagaccagGAAAAACTCAGTAAACCCCTGAGAGAGGAATAGGGAAAAACCTTGGGAGGGGAAACTCATTGACAATAAGTTCAAGATATGGGTTTATAAGTATTAGATTTCTAGATGAGATCTCTTTCCACAAGGTTTGCCTCCACTAGAACTGTAGTGCCTGTAGCCTCAGGTTTGTGATGTGTGGATTTGTCCCTCTAGGTTCTCCCTGTACTCGGGCAGCTCCACGGTGGGCCAGGCTCTGCTGGGCCTGCGCTTCCATAACGCCCTGTCCCACGCCCCCCGCTACCAGACCCTCTCACGCAGGCAGCGTctgggcctgctgctgctgggggccGGGCCTCGCTGGCTGAGGGAGCGATCCCACAGCCTGCTGCGGTCCCTGGGGGCCGGCCCGGGGAGCGGGGCTCTGTCTGGGGGGCTTCGCACAGGCATGGGCCTCCTCTCAGGTGTGGAGGACACTTtagttgtttttatttgtttggcagacGCTTTAATCCAGAGCGAGACAGCCGTCGGTGCTGTATATGTTAATCCTAATCTGTAGATCATGTCTCAAGTTATGTTTCCTTATTAATGTCTTACGTTGTTATCTTCACGCTGCTGTATTCAGCGGGTGATTCTTGTTTTGCAGTCTTGTTGGTGTGTCCCCTTTCACCCGATGTTCCTCGTGTTctgagcaggagcaggagggtttcaccttttctttctccttctcttctgttTTCTTTAACACAGGGCTCGTCCAGACGGCTAACCTCGTCAACTTCCTGGTGTTCCTGAGGAAGGGGCGGTACCCGTCGCTCTCAGAGAGGATTCTGGGAGCGCGGGCGGTGTTCAGCAGGTCTCCGGGGGCGCGCGACGTGGCCTTCCAGTACGTGAACCGTGAGCTGCTGTGGCACGGCTTCGCTGagttcctcatcttcctcctcccgcTGGTCGACATGCGGCGTGCCAAGGCGGCGCTGCGctacttcctgtctggcccggcggtggcggaggaggagggggcggggtcgCCGGGGGGGCAGGAGTGCGGGTTCTGTGGGGAGTGGCCTACCATGCCTCACTCCATCGGCTGTCCTCACGTGTTCTGCTACTACTGCGTCAAGAGTCACGCCATCGCCGACGGTTACCTGACGTGCCCCCAGTGCGGCCAAGAAGCGGCGGGGGCGGAGCCAGTCCAGCTGCAGATCGAGATGACCGAGATTCACGCAAGATGAAGACCGTCTTACCTGGCTAGTTAACGACCGTCTTACCTGGCTAGTTAACGACCGTCTTACCTGGCTAGTTAACGACCGTCTTACCTGGCTAGTTAACGACCGTCTTACCTGGCTAGTTAACGCCCGTCTTACCTGGCTAGTTAACGCCCGTCTTACCTGGCTAGTTAACGACCGTCTTACCTGGCTAGTTAAAGACCATCTTACCTGGCTAGTTAACGACCGTCTTACCTGGCTAGTTAACGACCGTCTTACCTGGCTAGTTAACGACCATCTTACCTGGCTAGTTAACGACCGTCTTACCTGGCTAGTTAATGATGATTGACGGGTTGAATGGGATCCACGTGTAGTCTTTCAGAATGGCCTACAGTCACTTTCCTGTTGAAGGATGTGGGAGGGAGGTCTTGCCAGCATGAACATGGAGAGAGAGCCGGCCGCGAGGtgatccctcacacacagatgacTTGACATCGTTGTTTTTAGGTTACGTGTGTGACTAGGGGCCACATAGGGACGACAGCAGAGAATGAGTGAGATTCAGTCAACATGATGTTGGTCGAATGAACTGGACATGAttaatgtatgtgtgcatatattgacagtcctctgctctctccacttCGGATAGACTTTGGCCTGAACTATTTGTCCTTGGTGCACTGGAGTGATTgcgaagacacacagagagaatatTTGACAAACGAATGTGTTGATTTAGGGCCAAAttggtagcgtgtgtgtgttgaaatggGAATATTTGTCCTGATGAAAAATGCAGAAACTTGACAGAATAAATAATTGGTGAA
The sequence above is drawn from the Osmerus eperlanus chromosome 15, fOsmEpe2.1, whole genome shotgun sequence genome and encodes:
- the pex2 gene encoding peroxisome biogenesis factor 2 isoform X1 — its product is MAGPEGEGRQEGGASGPDPRTPVLRISQLDAFELDSALQQLLWSQFSQCFQNLGPGLLTPLEAELKVLLQMLVWRFSLYSGSSTVGQALLGLRFHNALSHAPRYQTLSRRQRLGLLLLGAGPRWLRERSHSLLRSLGAGPGSGALSGGLRTGMGLLSGLVQTANLVNFLVFLRKGRYPSLSERILGARAVFSRSPGARDVAFQYVNRELLWHGFAEFLIFLLPLVDMRRAKAALRYFLSGPAVAEEEGAGSPGGQECGFCGEWPTMPHSIGCPHVFCYYCVKSHAIADGYLTCPQCGQEAAGAEPVQLQIEMTEIHAR
- the pex2 gene encoding peroxisome biogenesis factor 2 isoform X2, with the translated sequence MGPEGEGRQEGGASGPDPRTPVLRISQLDAFELDSALQQLLWSQFSQCFQNLGPGLLTPLEAELKVLLQMLVWRFSLYSGSSTVGQALLGLRFHNALSHAPRYQTLSRRQRLGLLLLGAGPRWLRERSHSLLRSLGAGPGSGALSGGLRTGMGLLSGLVQTANLVNFLVFLRKGRYPSLSERILGARAVFSRSPGARDVAFQYVNRELLWHGFAEFLIFLLPLVDMRRAKAALRYFLSGPAVAEEEGAGSPGGQECGFCGEWPTMPHSIGCPHVFCYYCVKSHAIADGYLTCPQCGQEAAGAEPVQLQIEMTEIHAR